The following coding sequences lie in one Lolium perenne isolate Kyuss_39 chromosome 2, Kyuss_2.0, whole genome shotgun sequence genomic window:
- the LOC127333600 gene encoding phosphatidylinositol/phosphatidylcholine transfer protein SFH11 isoform X1: protein MSFRSIEQLLRRNSKTKIDQNIANGIHDQKEEQSVQSLRESLLASNQLPEKFDDYHVLLRFLRMRGFNVLKAKEMFLNMLKWRQDCAIDAIAKDFKFEEYDALKRCYPHGFHGVDRFGRPLYIERIGSVDLNKFMQVTSIDRYIKYHISEQEKTLSFRYPACSLATNKHISSTTAILDVKGLGMNNFSKAAREMFIEIQKIDSNYYPETLHQLYIINAGSGFRALWKVLKAFMEARTLKKIQVLGANYLSPVLEAVEPSNLPDFLGGTCTCSATGGCLLQDKGPWTDAGTIRSSKEPSARLVDPTRGRKRTLGMLLLEDKQVANETRENIQLKQANEQISGKVQELEDCAAQTKETLETLVCKQNELATHIEELRKLLRDDVAAQKKASVQTLK from the exons ATGAGCTTCAGATCTATTGAGCAATTACTTAGAAGGAACAGCAAGACCAAAATTGATCAGAACATTGCTAATGGGATTCATGACCAGAAGGAAGAGCAGTCTGTGCAATCCTTAAGGGAATCACTTCTTGCAAGCAACCAGCTCCCAGAGAAGTTTGATGATTATCATGTCCTACTACG CTTTCTGAGAATGCGAGGATTTAATGTATTAAAGGCAAAAGAGATGTTCTTGAATATGCTGAAATGGCGTCAGGATTGTGCTATTGATGCCATTGCAAAG GATTTTAAATTTGAGGAGTATGATGCATTAAAACGATGCTATCCTCATGGATTTCATGGAGTTGACAGATTTGGAAGGCCACTATACATTGAACGGATTGGCTCAGTGGATCTTAATAAGTTCATGCAAGTGACTAGTATTGATCGATATATAAAATATCATATATCAGAACAAGAGAAAACTTTATCTTTCAGATATCCTGCTTGCTCTCTTGCCACAAACAAGCACATATCCTCTACAACAGCCATATTAGATGTGAAAGGATTG GGCATGAACAACTTTTCAAAAGCCGCACGAGAGATGTTCATAGAAATTCAGAAGATTGACAGCAACTACTATCCAGAG ACATTACATCAACTTTACATAATCAATGCTGGATCTGGATTTAGAGCATTGTGGAAAGTACTAAAAGCATTTATGGAGGCAAGAACTTTAAAAAAGATTCAG GTATTGGGGGCCAACTACCTTAGCCCAGTACTAGAAGCTGTTGAGCCAAG CAATTTACCTGACTTTCTGGGTGGAACATGTACTTGCTCTGCCACTGGAGGGTGCTTGCTCCAAGATAAAGGACCTTGGACTGATGCGGGGACTATTCGTTCTTCTAAG GAGCCTTCAGCAAGACTTGTAGATCCCACTCGTGGTAGGAAACGTACTCTTGGCATGTTGTTATTAGAGGATAAACAG GTTGCTAATGAGACCAGGGAAAATATTCAACTAAAACAAGCCAACGAACAGATCTCAGGGAAGGTACAAGAACTTGAAGATTGTGCTGCTCAAACCAAGGAG ACCCTGGAGACACTAGTATGCAAGCAGAATGAACTTGCAACCCACATTGAAGAGTTGAGAAAACTCCTACG GGATGATGTTGCTGCACAGAAGAAAGCAAGTGTCCAGACCTTGAAGTGA
- the LOC127333600 gene encoding phosphatidylinositol/phosphatidylcholine transfer protein SFH11 isoform X2 — MSFRSIEQLLRRNSKTKIDQNIANGIHDQKEEQSVQSLRESLLASNQLPEKFDDYHVLLRFLRMRGFNVLKAKEMFLNMLKWRQDCAIDAIAKDFKFEEYDALKRCYPHGFHGVDRFGRPLYIERIGSVDLNKFMQVTSIDRYIKYHISEQEKTLSFRYPACSLATNKHISSTTAILDVKGLGMNNFSKAAREMFIEIQKIDSNYYPETLHQLYIINAGSGFRALWKVLKAFMEARTLKKIQVLGANYLSPVLEAVEPSNLPDFLGGTCTCSATGGCLLQDKGPWTDAGTIRSSKVANETRENIQLKQANEQISGKVQELEDCAAQTKETLETLVCKQNELATHIEELRKLLRDDVAAQKKASVQTLK, encoded by the exons ATGAGCTTCAGATCTATTGAGCAATTACTTAGAAGGAACAGCAAGACCAAAATTGATCAGAACATTGCTAATGGGATTCATGACCAGAAGGAAGAGCAGTCTGTGCAATCCTTAAGGGAATCACTTCTTGCAAGCAACCAGCTCCCAGAGAAGTTTGATGATTATCATGTCCTACTACG CTTTCTGAGAATGCGAGGATTTAATGTATTAAAGGCAAAAGAGATGTTCTTGAATATGCTGAAATGGCGTCAGGATTGTGCTATTGATGCCATTGCAAAG GATTTTAAATTTGAGGAGTATGATGCATTAAAACGATGCTATCCTCATGGATTTCATGGAGTTGACAGATTTGGAAGGCCACTATACATTGAACGGATTGGCTCAGTGGATCTTAATAAGTTCATGCAAGTGACTAGTATTGATCGATATATAAAATATCATATATCAGAACAAGAGAAAACTTTATCTTTCAGATATCCTGCTTGCTCTCTTGCCACAAACAAGCACATATCCTCTACAACAGCCATATTAGATGTGAAAGGATTG GGCATGAACAACTTTTCAAAAGCCGCACGAGAGATGTTCATAGAAATTCAGAAGATTGACAGCAACTACTATCCAGAG ACATTACATCAACTTTACATAATCAATGCTGGATCTGGATTTAGAGCATTGTGGAAAGTACTAAAAGCATTTATGGAGGCAAGAACTTTAAAAAAGATTCAG GTATTGGGGGCCAACTACCTTAGCCCAGTACTAGAAGCTGTTGAGCCAAG CAATTTACCTGACTTTCTGGGTGGAACATGTACTTGCTCTGCCACTGGAGGGTGCTTGCTCCAAGATAAAGGACCTTGGACTGATGCGGGGACTATTCGTTCTTCTAAG GTTGCTAATGAGACCAGGGAAAATATTCAACTAAAACAAGCCAACGAACAGATCTCAGGGAAGGTACAAGAACTTGAAGATTGTGCTGCTCAAACCAAGGAG ACCCTGGAGACACTAGTATGCAAGCAGAATGAACTTGCAACCCACATTGAAGAGTTGAGAAAACTCCTACG GGATGATGTTGCTGCACAGAAGAAAGCAAGTGTCCAGACCTTGAAGTGA